From a region of the Thermus caldilimi genome:
- a CDS encoding sensor histidine kinase: MRLFAKLFLSHLLVALLALFLFFLLAETLAPSFYRGHVERMYHALSMMGGLMMGEALRRDLEEGLRSTLTTALLAALPLSVAGAALSASFASLRFSRTARLLAEGSRRMAQGEYRVRLPSLERDELGEVALHFNRLAEALERVEQSRVGLIGTVAHELRTPLSALQAYAEALADGVMEPEKAAERIQQEVRAMSRLIRDLSLVSQVESGAVELHPEPLDPKGLLEQAAERFRPAFQAKGVALEVAAPSFFPRVWADAERTLQVLANLLSNALRHTPEGGRVRLGAERTGQAVVFSVEDTGPGIPEEHLPRIFERFYRIDPSRSRQDGGTGVGLTIAKSLVEAMGGRIWVESQLGRGSVFRFTLPLYTGLTGKA; encoded by the coding sequence ATGCGCCTCTTCGCTAAGCTCTTCCTCAGCCACCTTCTGGTGGCCCTCCTGGCCCTGTTCCTCTTCTTCCTGCTGGCGGAGACCCTGGCCCCCTCCTTCTACCGGGGGCATGTGGAACGCATGTACCACGCCCTATCCATGATGGGCGGACTCATGATGGGCGAGGCCTTAAGGCGGGACCTCGAGGAAGGCCTCCGCTCCACCCTCACCACCGCCCTCCTCGCCGCCCTTCCCCTCTCCGTGGCCGGGGCCGCCCTCTCCGCCTCCTTCGCCAGCCTGCGCTTCTCCCGCACCGCCAGGCTTCTGGCCGAGGGAAGCCGCCGCATGGCCCAGGGGGAGTACCGGGTGCGCCTTCCCTCCCTGGAACGGGACGAGCTCGGCGAGGTGGCCCTTCACTTCAACCGCCTGGCCGAAGCCCTGGAACGGGTGGAACAAAGCCGGGTGGGGCTCATCGGCACCGTGGCCCACGAACTCAGGACTCCGCTGTCGGCCCTGCAAGCCTACGCCGAGGCCCTGGCGGACGGGGTCATGGAGCCCGAAAAAGCAGCGGAAAGGATCCAGCAGGAAGTGCGGGCCATGAGCCGGCTGATCCGGGATCTCTCCCTGGTTTCCCAGGTGGAATCGGGGGCTGTGGAGCTTCACCCCGAGCCCCTGGATCCCAAAGGCCTCCTGGAACAGGCGGCGGAACGCTTCCGCCCCGCCTTCCAGGCCAAGGGAGTGGCCCTGGAAGTGGCGGCCCCCTCCTTTTTCCCCCGGGTCTGGGCCGATGCGGAACGGACCCTCCAGGTGCTCGCCAACCTGCTTTCCAACGCCCTTCGCCACACCCCAGAGGGAGGAAGGGTGAGGCTTGGAGCGGAAAGGACAGGCCAGGCAGTGGTCTTCAGCGTGGAGGACACCGGGCCCGGCATTCCCGAGGAACACCTTCCCCGCATCTTTGAGCGCTTCTACCGCATAGACCCTTCCCGCAGCCGTCAGGACGGGGGAACCGGAGTGGGCCTCACCATCGCCAAGAGCCTGGTGGAAGCGATGGGGGGAAGGATCTGGGTGGAAAGCCAGCTGGGCCGGGGAAGCGTTTTCCGCTTCACCCTGCCCCTTTACACAGGCTTAACGGGAAAGGCTTAG
- the sufB gene encoding Fe-S cluster assembly protein SufB, with protein MSEVDLKTLGEEYKYHFVDEVKPVFVAERGLTRRVIEAISYHKGEPEWMLRFRLRALEIFQKKPMPTWGPDLSGLDLDNLVYYVKPAETRDAKSWEEIPEEIRRTYERLGIPEAERKVLAGVGAQYDSEMVYHRVKEELERQGVIFVAIEEGMKKYEDLFKEYFAKVVPPEDNKFAALNSAAWSGGSFVYIPPGVKVELPLQAYFRVNTPEFGQFERTLIIVDEGAEVHYIEGCTAPMYSTESLHTGVIEIVVKRGARSRYTTIQNWSTNMYNLVTQRALVYGDAFHEWLDGNLGSKVTMKYPSSYLLEPGARTEILSIAFAKTGQHQDTGAKIILGAPHTSGTIVSKSISKGEGRASYRGLVKVLEGARGAKANVECDALLIDPESRTDTYPYIEIEEDTAHVGHEATVSKINDEQIFYLQSRGLKEDEAAALIVRGFIEPIAKELPLEYAVELNRLIELEMEGSVG; from the coding sequence ATGAGCGAGGTGGACCTGAAGACCCTGGGCGAAGAGTACAAGTACCACTTCGTGGACGAGGTCAAGCCGGTCTTTGTGGCCGAGCGGGGCCTCACCCGGAGGGTGATCGAGGCCATCAGCTACCACAAGGGGGAGCCCGAGTGGATGCTGCGGTTCCGCCTGCGGGCTCTGGAGATCTTCCAGAAGAAGCCCATGCCCACCTGGGGCCCGGACCTCTCGGGCCTGGACCTGGACAACCTGGTCTACTACGTGAAGCCCGCGGAAACCCGGGACGCCAAGAGCTGGGAGGAGATCCCCGAGGAGATCCGCCGGACCTACGAGCGCCTGGGCATCCCCGAGGCCGAGCGCAAGGTGCTGGCCGGGGTGGGGGCCCAGTACGACTCGGAGATGGTCTACCACCGGGTGAAGGAGGAGCTGGAGCGGCAGGGGGTCATCTTCGTGGCCATCGAGGAGGGGATGAAGAAGTACGAGGACCTCTTCAAGGAGTACTTCGCCAAGGTGGTCCCCCCAGAGGACAACAAGTTCGCCGCCCTGAACTCCGCCGCCTGGTCCGGGGGCTCCTTTGTCTACATCCCCCCGGGGGTGAAGGTGGAGCTTCCCCTGCAGGCCTACTTCCGGGTCAACACCCCCGAGTTCGGCCAGTTTGAGCGCACCCTGATCATCGTGGACGAGGGGGCCGAGGTGCACTACATTGAGGGCTGCACCGCCCCCATGTACTCCACGGAAAGCCTGCACACCGGGGTCATCGAGATCGTGGTGAAGCGGGGAGCCCGGAGCCGCTACACCACCATCCAGAACTGGTCCACCAACATGTACAACCTGGTGACCCAACGGGCCCTGGTCTACGGGGATGCCTTCCACGAGTGGCTGGACGGCAACCTGGGCTCCAAGGTCACCATGAAGTACCCCTCCAGCTACCTCCTGGAGCCCGGGGCCCGCACGGAGATCCTCTCCATCGCCTTCGCCAAGACCGGCCAACACCAGGACACCGGAGCCAAGATCATCCTGGGAGCCCCCCACACCTCGGGGACCATCGTTTCCAAGAGCATCTCCAAAGGGGAGGGTCGGGCCAGTTACCGGGGCCTGGTGAAGGTGCTGGAAGGGGCCAGGGGAGCCAAGGCCAACGTGGAGTGCGACGCCCTTCTCATCGACCCGGAGAGCCGCACCGACACCTACCCCTACATCGAGATCGAGGAGGACACCGCCCACGTGGGCCACGAGGCCACGGTGTCCAAGATCAACGACGAGCAGATCTTCTACCTGCAGAGCCGGGGCCTCAAGGAGGACGAGGCCGCAGCCCTCATCGTGCGGGGCTTCATCGAACCCATTGCCAAGGAACTGCCCCTGGAGTATGCGGTGGAGCTGAACCGGCTCATCGAGCTGGAAATGGAGGGCTCCGTAGGCTAA
- a CDS encoding CueP family metal-binding protein, producing MKKLLALALGVALGLAQAPSPEALKGLGPEETLALAKRWREEGQRVVSYVTPEAFFFEFPDGRKAQVALKDRFLLAVAPYVSRTHPCQVHYFSSCTGELQEEVLEVRVLEGEKEVLKTRVRSGKDGFFELWLPRNRRYTLEVRRGDLLATGPITTFRNSPTCLTTFRLRAP from the coding sequence ATGAAGAAGCTTCTGGCGCTTGCCCTTGGCGTGGCTTTAGGCCTGGCCCAGGCTCCTAGCCCCGAGGCCCTCAAAGGCCTGGGGCCTGAGGAGACCCTGGCCCTGGCCAAGCGGTGGCGGGAGGAAGGGCAAAGGGTGGTGAGCTACGTAACCCCCGAGGCCTTCTTCTTCGAGTTCCCGGATGGCCGCAAGGCCCAGGTGGCCCTCAAGGACCGCTTCCTCCTGGCGGTGGCCCCCTACGTGAGCCGGACCCACCCCTGCCAGGTCCACTACTTTTCCAGCTGCACCGGGGAACTGCAGGAGGAGGTCTTGGAGGTTCGGGTGCTGGAGGGGGAGAAGGAGGTGCTCAAGACCCGGGTCAGATCGGGGAAGGACGGGTTCTTTGAGCTCTGGTTGCCCCGGAACCGCCGCTACACCCTCGAGGTCCGCCGGGGGGATCTGCTGGCCACGGGCCCCATCACCACCTTCCGGAATAGCCCCACCTGCCTCACCACCTTCCGCCTTAGGGCGCCTTAG
- a CDS encoding Rieske (2Fe-2S) protein gives MWTPVAKLSDLENGRLVVKRPEHRKPILLLYTGEEVFALEDICTHDDGPLHEGEVEDGQIVCPRHGARFDLRTGRQTLPAPKPVKVFPARLEGDTILLDL, from the coding sequence ATGTGGACCCCGGTGGCCAAGCTGAGCGATCTGGAAAATGGCAGGCTGGTCGTCAAAAGGCCCGAGCACCGGAAGCCCATCCTCCTCCTCTACACCGGGGAGGAGGTCTTCGCCCTGGAGGACATCTGCACCCACGACGACGGCCCCCTCCACGAGGGGGAGGTGGAAGACGGCCAGATCGTCTGCCCCCGGCACGGGGCCCGCTTCGACCTGAGGACGGGCCGGCAAACCCTCCCCGCTCCCAAACCGGTGAAGGTCTTCCCCGCCAGGCTGGAGGGGGATACCATCCTTCTGGACCTCTAA
- the sufC gene encoding Fe-S cluster assembly ATPase SufC: MNQLEIRDLWASIDGETILKGVNLVVPKGQVHALMGPNGAGKSTLGKILAGDPEYTVERGDILLDGESILDLSPDERARKGLFLAFQYPVEVPGVTIANFLRLALQARLGREVGVAEFWAKVKRALELLDWDEGYLSRYLNEGFSGGEKKRNEILQLLVLEPTYAVLDETDSGLDIDALKVVARGVNAMRGPGFGALVITHYQRLLNYIVPDRVHVMMDGRVVAEGGPELALELEAKGYEWLRERVKEEA, from the coding sequence ATGAACCAGCTGGAAATCCGCGACCTCTGGGCTTCCATTGACGGCGAGACCATCCTTAAGGGTGTGAACCTGGTGGTCCCCAAGGGCCAGGTGCACGCCCTCATGGGCCCCAACGGGGCCGGGAAGAGCACCCTGGGTAAGATCCTGGCCGGGGACCCCGAGTACACGGTGGAACGGGGGGATATTCTCCTGGACGGGGAAAGCATCCTGGATCTCTCCCCGGACGAGCGGGCGAGGAAGGGCCTCTTCCTGGCCTTCCAGTACCCCGTGGAGGTGCCGGGGGTCACCATCGCCAACTTCCTGCGCTTGGCCCTGCAGGCGAGGCTTGGCCGGGAGGTGGGGGTGGCGGAGTTCTGGGCTAAGGTGAAGCGGGCCCTGGAGCTTCTGGACTGGGACGAGGGCTACCTCTCCCGCTACCTCAACGAGGGCTTCTCCGGCGGGGAGAAGAAGCGCAACGAGATCCTGCAGCTTCTGGTGTTGGAACCCACCTACGCCGTCTTGGACGAGACCGACTCCGGCCTGGATATCGACGCCCTCAAGGTAGTGGCCCGGGGGGTGAACGCCATGCGAGGGCCTGGCTTCGGCGCCCTGGTCATCACCCACTACCAGCGCCTTCTGAACTACATCGTCCCCGACCGGGTGCACGTGATGATGGACGGGCGCGTGGTGGCGGAGGGCGGCCCCGAGCTGGCCTTGGAGCTGGAGGCCAAGGGTTACGAGTGGCTCCGGGAAAGGGTGAAGGAGGAAGCATGA
- a CDS encoding heavy metal translocating P-type ATPase, translating to MALEVKVGVKGMTCASCVVRVERALKRAPGVEEARVNLTTEEAFLRLQEGIDLKEVLKQVEEAGYEPVVAKAEIPVKGMTCAACVTRVERALKKLPGVLSAQVNLATEKAFVEYLPDTVTLPRLRQAIREAGYEPLEVAQEEKRAPAYPTDLLIALPFAFLTLLLAMGPMLLPLPHFPPLLQALTALPVLYAGRRFFRQALAEIRHRSLGMSTLVALGAGSAYLYSFLVLLFPALFPEEGRHLYLEAGAVILALILLGKHLEEKAKGKASEAIRKLLSLRPKTARVVQGGEEKEIPAEALIPGDRVRVLPGERIPVDGVVLEGQSHVDEAMLTGEPIPKAKKPGDEVVGGTVNGEGPLLIRVSRVGEATVLAQMARLVEEAQGYKPRVQEVADRIASIFVPIVLLIGLFTFGLWLLLGPGLSYAFVALLSVLLIACPCAMGLATPAAIAVATGRAAQLGLLFRKGTALEALARADTVVLDKTGTLTRGHPTLTEVLPFGLGKKEALKLAAALERGSEHPIAKAVLEAARDLSLPEAEGVRALPGEGLEGVVEGRRLYLGGPALMERLGVPLPQEAQELSQKGYTPLYLADGERLWAAFGVFDPPRPEAPRVVAALKALGLKPVLLTGDHPIPARQVAEALGIEEVLAGVRPEGKVEAIRQLQAQGRKVIFVGDGINDAAALAQADVGIPLATGTDIAVEAGDVILLSPSLEGLVHAILLSRRTLRTIYLNFFWAYAYNLLLIPVAAGALYPFTGLLLNPMLAAGAMSLSSLFVLTNSLRLRRFPPKSLTGA from the coding sequence ATGGCATTGGAAGTGAAGGTAGGGGTAAAAGGCATGACCTGTGCCTCGTGCGTGGTGCGAGTGGAAAGGGCGCTCAAGCGCGCCCCCGGGGTGGAGGAAGCCCGGGTCAACCTCACCACCGAGGAAGCCTTTTTGCGCCTCCAGGAAGGCATAGACCTCAAAGAGGTCCTGAAGCAGGTGGAGGAAGCCGGCTACGAGCCCGTGGTGGCCAAGGCGGAGATACCGGTAAAGGGCATGACCTGCGCCGCCTGCGTGACCCGGGTGGAAAGGGCCTTGAAAAAGCTTCCCGGCGTGCTTTCTGCCCAGGTAAACCTGGCCACGGAGAAGGCTTTTGTGGAGTACCTTCCGGACACCGTGACCCTCCCCCGCCTGCGCCAGGCCATCCGGGAGGCGGGCTACGAGCCCCTGGAGGTAGCCCAGGAGGAAAAACGGGCCCCCGCTTACCCCACGGACCTCCTCATCGCCCTGCCCTTTGCCTTCCTCACCCTTCTCCTGGCCATGGGACCTATGCTTCTTCCCCTTCCCCACTTCCCTCCCCTTCTCCAGGCCCTCACCGCCCTCCCCGTCCTCTACGCCGGCCGGCGCTTCTTCCGCCAGGCCCTGGCGGAGATCCGGCACCGTTCTCTGGGCATGAGCACCCTGGTGGCCCTAGGGGCAGGAAGCGCTTACCTTTACTCCTTTTTGGTCCTGCTCTTTCCCGCCCTTTTCCCCGAGGAGGGCCGCCATCTCTACCTCGAGGCGGGGGCGGTGATCCTGGCCCTGATCCTTTTGGGCAAGCACCTGGAGGAAAAAGCCAAGGGGAAGGCCTCGGAGGCCATCCGCAAGCTCCTCTCCTTGAGGCCCAAGACCGCCCGAGTGGTCCAGGGGGGAGAGGAAAAGGAGATCCCCGCCGAGGCCCTCATTCCCGGGGACCGGGTGCGGGTGCTTCCTGGGGAGCGCATCCCCGTGGACGGGGTGGTGCTGGAGGGCCAGAGCCATGTGGACGAGGCCATGCTCACCGGGGAGCCCATCCCCAAGGCCAAGAAGCCCGGGGATGAGGTGGTGGGGGGAACGGTGAACGGGGAAGGCCCCCTCCTCATCCGGGTAAGCCGGGTGGGGGAAGCCACGGTCCTAGCCCAGATGGCCCGCCTGGTGGAGGAAGCCCAGGGATACAAACCCCGGGTGCAGGAGGTGGCGGACCGCATCGCCAGCATCTTTGTGCCCATCGTGCTCCTCATCGGCCTTTTCACCTTCGGCCTCTGGCTCCTTTTGGGGCCTGGCCTCTCCTACGCCTTCGTGGCCCTTCTTTCCGTGCTCCTTATCGCCTGCCCCTGCGCCATGGGCCTGGCCACCCCGGCGGCCATCGCCGTGGCCACGGGGAGGGCAGCCCAGTTAGGCCTCCTCTTCCGCAAGGGGACGGCCCTCGAGGCCCTGGCCCGCGCGGACACCGTGGTCTTGGACAAGACGGGAACCCTCACCCGGGGGCACCCTACCCTCACCGAGGTCCTGCCCTTTGGCCTGGGAAAGAAGGAGGCCCTGAAGCTTGCCGCTGCCTTGGAAAGGGGAAGCGAACACCCCATCGCCAAGGCGGTTCTGGAGGCAGCCAGGGATCTCAGCCTGCCTGAGGCCGAAGGGGTGCGGGCCCTGCCCGGGGAAGGCCTCGAGGGAGTGGTGGAGGGGAGAAGGCTTTACCTGGGGGGTCCAGCCCTCATGGAGCGGCTTGGGGTGCCCCTTCCCCAAGAGGCCCAGGAGCTTTCCCAAAAGGGCTACACTCCCCTTTACCTGGCGGATGGGGAGAGGCTTTGGGCCGCCTTCGGGGTCTTTGACCCCCCGAGGCCGGAGGCGCCAAGGGTGGTGGCCGCTTTAAAGGCCCTGGGCCTCAAGCCCGTCCTCCTCACCGGGGACCATCCCATCCCGGCCAGGCAGGTGGCCGAAGCCTTGGGCATAGAGGAGGTGCTGGCCGGGGTACGCCCTGAGGGTAAGGTGGAGGCCATACGGCAACTCCAGGCCCAGGGGCGGAAGGTGATCTTCGTGGGGGACGGCATCAACGACGCCGCCGCCTTGGCTCAAGCCGACGTGGGCATCCCCCTGGCCACGGGCACGGACATCGCGGTGGAGGCCGGGGATGTGATCCTGCTTTCGCCGAGCCTGGAGGGGTTGGTGCACGCCATCCTCCTCTCCCGGCGCACCCTAAGGACCATCTACCTCAACTTCTTCTGGGCTTACGCCTACAACCTCCTCCTCATCCCCGTGGCGGCCGGGGCGCTTTACCCCTTCACCGGGCTTCTTCTGAACCCCATGCTGGCGGCCGGGGCCATGAGCCTCTCCAGCCTCTTCGTGCTCACCAACTCCTTGAGGCTGAGGAGATTCCCACCGAAAAGCTTAACCGGAGCTTAA
- the sufD gene encoding Fe-S cluster assembly protein SufD yields MQVLDKTQVEAISRALSEPAWVLEKRLKALEAFARLPYPSKKDEAWRYTDLSEAPLEQEVEAPKGLSLSRDGLPEPVKRRLEKTDVSGFLVFVGPDLVYAEVPEELSAKGLVFTSLAEALKTHPSKVEATLFRGVYVEDKFAAENAAFFTHGAFLYVPAGLEVEKPLGVFKVLEGGKASAGRSLIFLEDNAKAAYIEEYLSLDLPPTLHLSATEMVLRPGARLRHAHVQTFGKGVWHFHRQRALLERDAALNDLVVNLGGRYARSEVASELLGPGAESEMLGLYFGHGLQHFDHYTLQHHVEHHTRSDLLYKGAVKDEARAVFSGLIRLERGAQKTDAYQANRNLILSPTARVDSIPQLEIGANDVRCTHGSTTAPVDEMQLFYLQSRGLPRTLAQELLVKAHLADVLSRIPLKALRAHLEAVIEEKVRI; encoded by the coding sequence ATGCAGGTACTGGACAAAACGCAGGTGGAAGCCATCTCCCGGGCCTTGAGCGAGCCCGCCTGGGTGCTGGAGAAAAGGCTAAAAGCCCTCGAGGCCTTCGCCCGCCTCCCCTATCCCAGCAAGAAGGACGAGGCCTGGCGCTACACGGACCTCTCCGAGGCTCCCCTGGAGCAGGAAGTGGAGGCCCCCAAGGGGCTTAGCCTCTCCCGGGACGGGCTTCCCGAACCGGTGAAGCGCCGCCTGGAGAAGACCGACGTTTCCGGCTTCCTGGTCTTCGTGGGCCCGGATCTGGTTTACGCCGAGGTGCCGGAGGAGCTTTCCGCCAAGGGCCTGGTCTTTACCAGCCTGGCCGAGGCCCTGAAAACCCACCCCAGCAAGGTGGAGGCCACCCTCTTCCGGGGGGTCTACGTGGAGGACAAGTTCGCCGCGGAAAACGCCGCCTTCTTCACCCACGGGGCCTTCCTCTACGTGCCCGCAGGGCTGGAGGTGGAAAAGCCCCTGGGGGTCTTCAAGGTGCTGGAAGGGGGCAAGGCCTCAGCGGGCCGGAGCCTCATCTTCTTGGAGGACAACGCCAAGGCCGCCTACATCGAGGAGTACCTCTCCTTAGACCTCCCCCCTACCCTGCACCTCTCCGCCACGGAGATGGTCTTGCGGCCTGGAGCCCGGCTCCGCCACGCCCACGTGCAGACCTTCGGCAAGGGGGTGTGGCACTTCCACCGCCAGCGGGCCCTTTTGGAGCGGGATGCCGCCTTAAACGACCTGGTGGTGAACCTGGGCGGGCGCTACGCCCGGAGCGAGGTGGCCTCGGAGCTCTTGGGCCCGGGAGCGGAAAGCGAGATGCTGGGGCTTTACTTCGGCCACGGCCTCCAGCACTTCGACCATTACACCCTGCAGCACCACGTGGAGCACCACACCCGTTCGGACCTCCTCTACAAGGGAGCGGTGAAGGACGAGGCCCGGGCGGTCTTTTCCGGCCTCATCCGGCTGGAGCGGGGAGCCCAGAAGACCGACGCCTACCAGGCCAACCGCAACCTCATCCTCTCCCCCACCGCCCGGGTGGACTCCATCCCCCAGCTGGAGATCGGGGCCAACGACGTGCGCTGCACCCACGGAAGCACCACCGCCCCCGTGGACGAGATGCAGCTCTTCTACCTGCAGTCTCGGGGCCTGCCCCGCACCCTGGCCCAGGAGCTTTTGGTCAAGGCCCACCTGGCGGACGTCTTGAGCCGCATTCCTCTCAAGGCCTTAAGGGCCCACCTCGAGGCGGTAATAGAGGAAAAGGTTAGAATCTAA
- a CDS encoding CopZ family metallochaperone, which translates to MLKLKVEGMTCNHCVMAVKKALMKVPGVEKAEVSLERAEALVEGQADLEALIRAVEEEGYRAALAG; encoded by the coding sequence ATGCTGAAGCTCAAGGTAGAAGGCATGACCTGCAACCACTGCGTGATGGCGGTCAAGAAGGCCCTCATGAAGGTGCCTGGGGTGGAGAAGGCCGAGGTGAGCCTGGAACGGGCCGAGGCCCTGGTGGAGGGCCAGGCGGACCTCGAGGCCCTGATCCGGGCCGTGGAAGAGGAAGGCTACCGGGCCGCCCTGGCGGGCTAA
- a CDS encoding metal-sensitive transcriptional regulator has product MPRHPLHLDPKVREETQRRLLSAKGHLEGILRMLEDPHVYCVDVLKQLKAVEGALDRVGEMVLRAHLRDHVATAHERGDVEEIVEELMEALKYR; this is encoded by the coding sequence GTGCCCCGCCACCCCCTTCACCTGGACCCCAAGGTGCGGGAGGAGACCCAAAGGCGCCTCCTCTCCGCCAAGGGCCACCTCGAGGGCATCCTGCGCATGCTGGAGGATCCCCACGTGTACTGCGTGGACGTGCTGAAGCAGCTTAAGGCGGTGGAAGGTGCCCTGGACCGGGTGGGGGAGATGGTCCTAAGGGCCCACCTCCGGGACCACGTGGCCACCGCCCATGAGCGGGGGGACGTGGAGGAAATCGTGGAGGAGCTGATGGAGGCCCTGAAGTACCGTTAA
- a CDS encoding response regulator transcription factor: MRVLLVDDDPALLEVLGAYLRGAGFEVLEAKDGEKALELFPRADLVILDLMLPKLDGFKVLEEVRRERPELPILMLTARGEEEERVKGLELGADDYVVKPFSPKEVVARVKALLRRAGLKEELSYGPLRLLPKERQAYLEGKPLPLSQLEFDLLLTLAQHPGMVFTRERLLEKVWGPDFPGIDRVVDVHIVALRKRLMDDPENPRFIETVRGVGYRFREGDAPLR, translated from the coding sequence ATGAGGGTCCTCCTGGTGGACGACGACCCAGCCCTCCTCGAGGTCTTGGGGGCCTACCTGAGGGGGGCTGGGTTTGAGGTGTTGGAGGCCAAGGATGGGGAAAAGGCCCTGGAGCTTTTTCCCCGGGCCGATCTCGTTATCCTGGACCTCATGCTGCCCAAGCTGGACGGCTTCAAGGTCCTGGAGGAGGTGCGCCGGGAAAGGCCCGAGCTTCCCATCCTCATGCTGACCGCCAGGGGGGAGGAGGAGGAAAGGGTTAAGGGGCTGGAGCTAGGGGCCGACGACTACGTGGTCAAGCCCTTCAGCCCCAAGGAGGTGGTGGCCCGGGTCAAGGCCCTCCTAAGGCGGGCCGGCCTCAAGGAGGAACTCAGCTATGGCCCCTTGCGCCTTCTTCCCAAGGAGCGGCAGGCCTACCTGGAGGGCAAACCCCTTCCCCTTTCCCAGCTGGAGTTTGACCTCCTCCTCACCCTGGCCCAGCACCCGGGCATGGTCTTCACCCGGGAAAGGCTCTTGGAAAAGGTGTGGGGACCGGACTTCCCGGGCATAGACCGGGTGGTGGACGTGCACATCGTCGCCCTAAGAAAGAGGCTCATGGACGATCCGGAAAACCCCCGGTTCATCGAAACGGTACGGGGGGTGGGGTACCGCTTCCGGGAAGGCGATGCGCCTCTTCGCTAA
- a CDS encoding SHOCT domain-containing protein produces the protein MWWCGNWGYMGWWGPLFGLLWFVLLGLFVYWLVRSLVPERRDKALDILKERYARGEIDRETFERMKRDLS, from the coding sequence ATGTGGTGGTGCGGCAACTGGGGGTACATGGGTTGGTGGGGGCCCCTTTTCGGGCTTCTCTGGTTCGTCCTCCTGGGCCTCTTCGTCTACTGGCTGGTCCGGAGCCTGGTGCCGGAAAGACGGGACAAGGCCCTGGATATCCTAAAAGAGCGGTACGCCCGGGGGGAGATCGACAGGGAAACCTTCGAGCGCATGAAACGCGACCTCTCATGA